The Lolium rigidum isolate FL_2022 chromosome 1, APGP_CSIRO_Lrig_0.1, whole genome shotgun sequence region ttttgcatcagctataatggaaacctagactagtaatagaagggaacctttccctaatcctagcacctaagtagctagatttctatagcaagccaagtagctcttgaacttgagttagcaataatatagattacgagtcgttcttctggagctttatttgaagttttacctcactgtaaagtaggaggttgtgttgatcttatgtaaacagctcgggtgtacttctatagacataccttggactcgcatatgtttctgttgtaccactctgagagatgtaatataggtggaacggtgtttcacttgtgttatgtcaacgacttgtgtactacaccatgcagtggtacgctgggtcatcacaggctGTGGGGGCGAAGCCGACCCTGGAGCGGAGGAGAGGGAGCGGCCGGATGGATCGCTGGCTCCGACCCAGTAGTGGGGGCGGGAGCCGTAGGCGGCCGAGGTGGCAACGCCAGGACCAGCCCAAGCGAGAGCTGAAGCTGGTCGAGAAGGCCAAAGCTGGCCTAGGAGGGGTTGAAGCCGTTTTGGTGCGGGAGCAGGTGTTGGGCCAATTGAGTTTGGGCCCAATTCGGTTGTATAAGCCCGGTTTTGGGTGTAGTAAGCCGGTTTGGACCACCGGAGACAACTGGCCCATTCAGGTAAGAAAATCCAAGTTAGGCCATTACCGACTTTGGGCTTATCCCTGCTGGAGGCCCAAAGTCGGGTTTCTGGCCTTTTCTTTAGCCGTGTTGGAGCTGAGTTGGGCCGACTTTGCCCTATGTTGGCCCAGGTTGGgggtttctctctttttcttatttCTTCTTTATAAAATGACTTGTGTACTATACTTGGATCCATTTATTCACCAAGTTTGGTGTACCCGAGGTCATCCCCCGACAACAATGGTAAGGCCACTAAATTTTGTCATGACTGGTGGCAGGGGTTGGGGCCTTTGAAGGACAGATTTCCCAGACTTTTCGCTATTACATCGGACCAGGATGCCACGGTGGCTTCTGTGTTCCCGGGGAACACGTGCAGGGTGGTCTTCCGCCGCGAACTTGGATTTGGGGAGCGAGTTGAATAGGAAAATCGGTCTCGATTGGTGGATGGGCTCACCCCGTTTGAGCCACAAGACCTGATTTCGTGGTCCTTGGAACCTTCGTGGAGGTTCTTGGCGCGCTTCCTCTATAAGCAGATTTGTGAGGGCATCCCTTATAAACACTTTGTCGTACTATGGGGGATCAAAGCCTCACATAAGATGCGTATCTTCCTGTGGCAATTAGCCAAGAAAAGACCGTCGTCTAATGATAACATTTGGAAGTGTATGTGCCCTTCCAATGGCCGTTGTGCCTTATGCGGGGAGGTGGAAGATAACAACCACATTTTGTTCCTTTGCCCACTGGCCAGATTCATGTGGAGCACAGTTAGGGAGTTACTGCACTGCTCCTAAAACCCCTCGTGCTTTGCCGATATCTTTAGGATCTTGCACGTCCATGTTGGCCAACTAGGAGAGTTTTTTTTGTTAGCGTGTGCCATCCTCTGTTGGACTATGTGGAATCTTAGTAACAAGTTCACTATTGAAGGCGTGTTTCCCATACAACCGACTGATGGACTATACAAAATGATCATGTACTTGCAGGTGTGGAAACTTCTGGCTAGACGTCAGGATATCGAGGCGGTGGAGCTGATGATCGGCAGGATTCGAGCTCTCCATACGACCATCAGGGATAGGGACTAGTCCGTGTTTGTATCTTTGTACGTTTCTTCGTCACTTGTGGTGCCATATGCGTTGCGTTGGCGTGTAATACTCGTACTATAATCTAGGTAGGTGGAGCTCCGTCCCTCCATCTTTTGTCTTATCTTGCTGTATTGCACTACACTGGATGTGCTgttagggctttattaattttttttaaagccGCGCTCTGCTCAAGCCTTATGATTTAAAAAATGTGCTGGGCCGGACACTCTTTGGGCTAAAATACCAAAGCAACGGTTCCTACGGAGCATCCTCCGGCCAGGCCCAAAGCTGCCCCTCCTCACTGCACCACGCTGGATTGCGGCCCGTACGTTTGCGGCAGAGTTTCTGCGGTCCAGGTGACGTCTGACAAATAACCTCTCCTTTTCTGCGTCTGCCTCTCTCTTTATCTGTCTCTCCCCTACACTCGCCGTGCCCAAACCGaaactctctctctgtctctctcttctCGCgtgctcccaaaccctagccgcaccaagACCCCGCCCCGCGCGACCGACCCAGCGGACGAACCCATGGCCGCGGAGAACTACTGGAGGTACGCCGacgcgcggcagcagcagcaggccatggtggccgccgcggcggccgcggcggggaTGGCGCCGGCTGCTACCGTGGCGcaggcaaccgccgccgccgcgggcatgcaccagcaccagcaccagcaccagcagTCCGCCTtggcgcagcagcagcagcagcaacagtccGCCGCGCCCTCGCTCAAGCGCGCGCGCCCCGACTACGGCGGTGAGTTCCCGTCCCCCAGATCTGGGCCGTCATCTAGATCTGGAACTTTTTGTTTTGTTCTCGTTGTCGTGGTTGGTTGTTTCTGCGCGTGTCTCCTTGTTAGTGGTGGTTTTGGTTCGTATAGATGCAGACGAGATACTGCTTAGAGTTAGATCTAATAAACCACTAAAGTAATAATTTTTGTAAAGAACATGGCGGTTTAAGCCAGTTTCGGTGGTGTACTCTGGCATAATCAGATCAGTAAATCGTAATAATCCGTTGATGATAAAAAGTCGTTTTTTTTTTGGTCTACAAAAGGTTCGAGTTCCCAGCATAAGTATCTGTCTGCAATTAATTTTCGAGGACGACAGTCAGGGATGCTTGCGGAATTGATGCGTACGATCTGCCGGTTGGACTTCTGGTTACAGCTATTGCTGCCTGCCTGAAAAGGGTTTTAGTAATTACCACATGGTTCCTTGCACCTTGTTACTAGCAGGAACGTTTTAGTAATTGTTTCGATCCCAGTCAATGGGGCTTCAATAGCTGTGGAATGGCTAATGCTGCCTGCCGGAAAAGGGTTCCTGGGTTCCATGACAGGAAAAATGCTTGTTATAATAATAAACAATTAAACATGTGTGCGATTCTGATTTGGTAATTTTTATCCTGCGTCAGTTTTATACGTTTTTATGCACATTTTCCTGCTAGTAGTTTTGTCGTTTTGTTACGACTTGCTTATCTAATGAAAGGATCTAATTAAAGATATTGTCGGCAAGCGAGATTGACGTGAAACATTCTCATAATTTGTCGTTTCCACAGATGGACCTGGAGGACAAGAGATGGCTGGATATTATCCACGTGAAAATGCGGGCTATCtacttagagacaatgaagcaatTGGAGCATCTTATGACCGCTACTTACGCAATGGGGTACAATCTTAACAACTTTCATCATGCAAAACTCATTTTACCGAGCACATTTTGTTGACAATTCTGTCTTTTTGATGTGCTTGTAGATGTCTTCTGTCACCGCCAATGAACCCAGTAGAGCAGCTGTTGGTGGGTTGGGTGGCGGTGCCATGGTTGGTGGTGGAATGGGTGGATTTCCTGTTGATGATCGCCGTATGATGGGTGCCATTGGTATGGACAGAGGCATGGGGTTCGGTGGTGCCAGGCCTGAGCCCCCTCTCCCACCAGACGCTTCCAACACTTTATATATTGAAGGCCTGCCTGCAAACTGCACTCGTCGGGAGGTTTCACGTATCCTTATATACACTACTATGGTGCTAACATGATTTGCTCAACTTTTATTTATTAATGGAAAGACTGGCTCTATCGCGGGAAGTTGatggtttttttttctgttgcttTGCTCATCTTCAGCATTAATCCCACTCCTGTTGTTTTATGATTCTGTTTCCTGTTAATTTATATGCCTTGATGAGCTGCTTGTTCAGTACAATGTATCATCTCAGTATGTGAGCCTTTTGCTCCTTAACCTTCTCTTCTGCAGATATATTCCGCCCTTTTGTAGGTTTTCGTGAAGTGAGGCTTGTCAACAAGGAGTCAAGACATGTATGTTACTAATAGATATGTTGTGTGTGAATAATTTCATGTGTATTCTAATGCTGATACATCTTGACCCGTCAACTTTTCTGCAGCCTGGTGGAGATCCTCACGTCCTGTGTTTTGTTGATTTTGATAGCCCTGCCCAAGCTACAATTGCACTTGAAGCTTTGCAAGGTGAGCATACTTACGTCCGTAGATATGGATTATGTTATTTTATAGATAATCTTACTTCAATGTTTTGTAATGTTCAGTTCTCATTTTTGACTTACATATGGTTCGCATCTCCTTTACTCCCTCATCATGCTTGCTTCGAAATCGACCATCATATTCAGTTGTCTTTAGTTCATCTGCTCTACTTTATGTCCATTGTGCTTTCTTCGTGCATTTTTTGCAGCATAGTTAGGTTGTGTTCAGGGATAGCATCCGGTTGACTTTAACTGGGACTAGTAGGGGAAAAGGCACATACTTTTTTTACTCCGCAACGATAATACCAATTACAAAGCATTTATTGATACGCAACATGTTTGTGACAGCATTTTGCTGGACTAACATGTACCCGTGGAATGTGGAAGTTTGGATCTGAATGTTGTGAAATTATTGACCATCTATGCCTATGCTCCATAATATCTAGTTCTAGAATGCTTTACAGTTTAAACTTCCCATATCGACGTATCTATGCCAGTCCAGTCTTTCGGTTTATAGTTATTCCTGTATCTATATTCCCTATGCGTTGGATATTATACTTGCACCTGCATTCTTTATGGCATGGGGTGAACGTTGAGGTTCGATATCTTGTTCTCCCACGACGAAAGCAAAATAAACCGTCGCGATTCATTTTGCAGGTTATAAGTTTGACGAACACGATCGTGAATCAGCCCACTTAAGGCTGCAATTCTCGCGCTTTCCCGGTCCGAGGTCAGCTGGCGGGCCTCGTGGTAGGCGTTAAGTCGTGCGGGTCAGATGGTTGCCGAACCTACCGTTTATACGAGCGATCAAACCTCCGTGGCGTAACGCTTTGTGCTGAATCTCCGCCGGTGGCTTATAGGGTTCGTCAGCTCATGTTGCGAAAGCGCGAAATGGACGATGCAATAATCTTGATATCCAGTATCCATTAGATTATCGTGTCGCATGTTAGGATTGGAACATCGTATTTATTCCCCAATACTGTATCTGCCGTAGTATCTTAATTCTCTACTGTATTTTGTTATCTCGCGGCGTGGCCCAGACAATTTCAGCTTGTTTTCAATTGAAATGTTAACTTTATCAAGTACTCCTTGTGTTCTTGGCCGTTCTTAGTAATATCAGGTCTTGCTTTGCCTAGCATTTGTCAGTACacctaggtaatacataaaatatGCATTTTCCTTCTGTTTCATGCTCCGTGCAAGTATGTGGTTGTCCTGGCAGTGTGTGCCCTCTCCCCGCCTTCATTAACATAAGTTGGATGCATCCTTTCTTTTCTGTACAGTAAGGATCCCTCCAATTATGATTTGTAGTTGCCTGCCCCAATTTCAGTTAATATACTGATTGTAGATGTGATCATGTACTCTACAAATATAGGGATCCTGAACCATAGTTTTCATATATGAACCGTTGTCGATGCACAATTCCTCCTGTTGACCAATTCCGCGCTAGCCTTCATTAACATAAGGTGGATGCATCCTTTCTTTTTTGTACAGTAAGGATCCCTCCAATTATGATTTGTAGTTGCCTGCCCTAATTTCAGTTAATATACTGATTGTAGATGTGATCATGTACTCTACAAATATAGGGATCCTGAACCATAGTTTTCATATATGAACCGTTGTCCATGCACAATTCCTCCTGTTGACCAAATCCGCGCTACTTAAATTGTATGTTCTGAGGCGTGTTCTTCAGCATGCACGACTGCACCTTATCTGCCAGGGTTTAGTATAGTCTCATGCATCAGCTATTATTAGTTGACCATCTCCTGGACAGCCTAGTAGCTTGAAATTTTGAACTTAATGCCGGTGTCCATAATTTGAGTGGTCACATGGTAAGCTATAATTTGATTGGCCATGTGGTAAGCTTGGACGTCTGCTTAAAAGTTGTACCTGTTGTTAGTTGGTGTGAAGTAGATGTGCATAACCAGTTTACCATGTCTCTTTTATTACTCTTTTACAAGGAATACTCACGAGCTACCCCTGTGATGTTTCTCTATATGGATGTAGTTTGAGTTAGTTTGCTTCTTGTTATCAGTTCTAATAGTGGTATCTTGtatttgtttattttttctgGTTACATGACTGGCCGTGTAAGATCATTCAAGTGGGTGTGCTGGAGCAGCATGTTATAAATATGTTATGCACGGTGAACTGTTTATACTGTTTATATTTCTCAGCTGTATCATAATGAGCCGACGGTAGTTGTAGGGTGATGATCTTTGTGACAAGTTACAGACATTGTTTGAGGTGTTCTgttgcacattaccattgtataTTTGGTTGCCATGAGATAGTGCATTAATTTGTTCGTGTATGATGCTAAAAGAATGGCTCAACCGAAATTGCAGTAGCCTTCTTTCTAGTTATACTCCATTGGTTATAGCTGAAATTTTGGTGGAAACGATTTTGACCTTACCCAGACAAACATGGGTTGTCTTGTTCTACCAAAAAGTCTGGCAGCTGAATGTGGCTGCAGATGGAAGTTTGTTGCCCTACTCCTTGAGCAGAGTTTGTTGCCAGCACGTGATGATTATTAATCTGAATGCATAGATGGGACCATTTTAAAGTTTGATTGATTGGTTCCTGAGAAGAGAAGAAATACTCACTGTTATGGTTAATGAAGTTTGTATAGAGAAGACCTACAATACTTGTTGTGTATCACTCGGTTGCAACAATAAAGTCAGCCATAGCATGCTATCGACACATGTAAACCGAGAAAGGTCTATCCATCTATTcactccgtccataaataagtcTACATGTTTTTGTggggttttcaagataaattattaAGTGAACTGAAAAATACATTGAAAAGATGCATGTAGAAACGAGGAGAACATGTGTTGAATATTATTGGGTATGATTTTTGTGAAATAAGAGAAGCAATTTTTGCTACTTTAAAatgcattgaaaagatagaagTACACACTTTTGTGAACAAAATTTAAAGTTAAACCGTTCTCTTATTCGAGGACGGAGCGAGTATGTTCTAATAACGCAGAAAAAAGACGTTCCTCCTCTATtctaaaacatgtatatataatttcatatctagataaagttaaaaAAGCTTCTTTAGGAAATGAATGAGTAGAGAATCaacatgtggttggatggttaggaggacaGCCTTAGAGTTTAAACACTAGATGTGACACTTGTCTCATTAAAGACAGAATATTTTGTAGTGGGAGGTACTGCTTGTGCTtatttcgtcaatctcaagatcctgcttacttcgtcaatctcaagatccgtCGGATGGAGCTTCTTAGACGTGCTCATAGAGGTAAAGTGTGCGTGTGTGCACCTTTATGAGGATGAGTGTATGTGCGTATATGTGAGCGTTTTCGTCTGTACCGTGTTTACGAAAGGAGGAAGTACTTGCCGTGACATTTGTTTGCTAAATCCAAGAAAACTGCTGTAATGCTGGTGTCGTCTTTTATTTGCTAAATCCCACAAAACTGATGTATTGCTGGTGTCGTGTTATGCTGAGCTCCATAGCTGTCCTTGGTCCTTGTCGTCGACACTCGGAGCATGGTGCAAAACAAAGGGAGGGCCAAATGCATGTAATGCAAAACAATCAAATATATGTCTTTCAAGAATGTAACTGTTGAATCTTCGGAaaatcaattcggctcccgggtgcgtatgctccctataccgaaaaattatatttcgagttgtcgaaaaattttgacaaaaaattctacatgtacatctccataatatatgtgcattcctcaagtttcaggaaaaatcaatattttttgtggtctatgtaaaaaagagaaaatttaccttgtaaaaaacattatttttagcactgagttttgtcttttttacacacgtcacatgacaagtccattttctatgaaacaactttgtgagcgcgtagcacgtgaaaatgtacgtgcgaattttttgtttcaattttttttgaaattcaaaatatgtgtaagatgaattttaaaataaagggagcatatgctcccatgttccaaaacaccactcccatccCTTGAATCTTTAGTTATTTTACTGGTGATATATTTTGTAAGTATATGATTCTTTCACATATACTGGTTCAGGTTCAGGAGCAGAACTAGCATCATCTTTATTTCTTCTGCAACATGTCTCtagggttttatcttgaaaacttTAAGCACAACTACCTAACGTTGGAGAAGTGTAAGATGTcgccattcttttttttttcaattttagtcAAAGCATCTGAATTAGTTTGTATGTGTAGCTAAAATGAAAACTCTAATCATCCCAATTGGCATTCAGCAATCAAGGAATGAACTGTGCACTTCTGGTTGAATATGTGTCAGAT contains the following coding sequences:
- the LOC124651598 gene encoding nuclear speckle RNA-binding protein A-like, which gives rise to MAAENYWRYADARQQQQAMVAAAAAAAGMAPAATVAQATAAAAGMHQHQHQHQQSALAQQQQQQQSAAPSLKRARPDYGDGPGGQEMAGYYPRENAGYLLRDNEAIGASYDRYLRNGMSSVTANEPSRAAVGGLGGGAMVGGGMGGFPVDDRRMMGAIGMDRGMGFGGARPEPPLPPDASNTLYIEGLPANCTRREVSHIFRPFVGFREVRLVNKESRHPGGDPHVLCFVDFDSPAQATIALEALQGYKFDEHDRESAHLRLQFSRFPGPRSAGGPRGRR